A single Anopheles arabiensis isolate DONGOLA chromosome 2, AaraD3, whole genome shotgun sequence DNA region contains:
- the LOC120908895 gene encoding bifunctional glutamate/proline--tRNA ligase has protein sequence MVSTFVCSKSNAAVGGLIAAELLRPAYPIEVRWGNETSISYATRTLACITNNDVLRALARVAPGLRLYGETPIERTQIDHWLTYTLSMEKDPSDELKYLNKCLGPLTYLVANHLTIADLAVFNELYVRYEQLKKIGIPQHVQRWYNLMLAQPCTKEALGKHADELRSAVAAACSGKAKEPSPDKGTADGGSGKREQGKFVDLPGAEMGKVVVRFPPEASGYLHIGHAKAALLNQYYQQAFQGKLIMRFDDTNPAKENVHFEQVILEDLEMLQIKPDLFTHTSQYFDLMLDYCVRLLKEGKAYVDDTEPEQMKKEREERVESKNRSNTPERNLAMWAEMVKGSAAGQKCCVRAKIDMASPNGCMRDPTIYRCKNEPHPRTGTQYKVYPTYDFACPIVDAIENVTHTLRTMEYHDRDEQFYWFIEALGLRRPYIWEYSRLNMTNTVLSKRKLTWFVAEGLVDGWDDPRFPTVRGILRRGMTVEGLREFIIAQGSSKSVVFMEWDKIWAFNKKVIDPIAPRYTALESEARVPVNVAGVQPGTMQAAVHPKNADIGTKTVHYGPRVLIDLADAKELKEGENATFINWGNLLIRKVNRGADGVPVSVDATPNLDNKDYKKTLKLTWLCELPADQYTPTYCVYFEHIISKPVLGKDEDFKSYIGHQTRTEVPMLGDPELKRLKKGDIIQLQRRGFFKVDQAYQPASEFSGAETPIVLFAIPDGHVAAVPTANVPKKETAGESKKSKQQAAVKPSSGSSASDAAHLNESITQQGEQVRKLKADKAPKADVDAAVKVLLELKAQYKAQTGSDWKPGAAVVVGSAAPAAGSSDADSFNGKIVEQGNLVRDLKAKKAAKPEVDAAVKTLLELKAQYKSATGSDWKPGAVVASPAATAAAAAPQPTAAASGGADAINAKIVEQGNLVRDLKAKKAAKPEVDAAVKSLLELKAQYKSATGSDWKPGVVPPTAAASTTQTAGALKPSNAATAATSAEAINTKIIAQGDLVRELKGKKAPKAEVDAQVKALLDLKAQYKQATGGQEWKPGCVVPPAVVKEKEPAATPAGGEADLLAQITAQGDKVRTLKGSKADKASIDSAVAELLKLKASYKTLTSKDWKPGATVASTTTTTPAPAAAEKENMCPASGTELAEKIAKQGDTVRTLKSGGAPKADVDAAVKILLDLKADYKKLTGTDYTPPGGAAAGGRQQTKPKKEAKPKSDSKPTKQEPKPAKDDGSGGPKKQTRLGLEATKEDNLPDWYSQVITKGEMIEYYDVSGCYILRHWSFAIWKAIRNWFDAEITKLGVKECYFPIFVSRAALEREKTHIADFAPEVAWVTKSGDSELAEPIAVRPTSETVMYPAYAKWIQSYRDLPIRLNQWNNVVRWEFKHPQPFLRTREFLWQEGHTAFASKQEADEEVLTILDLYAKVYTDLLAIPVVKGRKTEKEKFAGGDYTTTVEAYISASGRAIQGATSHHLGQNFSRMFDIVYEHPETKEKEYVFQNSWGITTRTIGVMIMVHADNQGLVLPPRVACIQVVIVPCGITATTTDEERRRLYDSCRELERTIAATGIRCEGDYRDNYSPGWKYNHWELKGVPVRVELGFKDLQNDQFVAVRRDNGAKQTIKRGQATAELGQLLETIHASMYERADRDLHAHTKVTKQWGEFLQFLEAKNIIMAPFCGEIACEDRIKAESARDDAEAEAGAPAMGAKSLCIPFEQPAKIDPAADKCVHPACGRVAKFYTLFGRSY, from the exons ATGGTATCGACGTTCGTTTGTTCCAAATCGAACGCGGCGGTAG GTGGACTCATCGCGGCGGAACTGCTGCGCCCGGCGTACCCGATCGAAGTGCGCTGGGGCAACGAAACGTCCATATCGTACGCCACCCGGACGCTCGCCTGCATCACCAACAACGATGTGCTGCGGGCGCTGGCCAGGGTTGCGCCGGGGCTGCGGCTGTACGGCGAAACGCCAATCGAGCGCACGCAGATCGACCACTGGCTGACGTACACGCTGTCGATGGAGAAGGACCCGTCGGACGAGCTGAAGTACCTGAACAAATGTCTTGGCCCGTTGACGTATCTCGTGGCGAACCATCTTACCATCGCCGATCTGGCCGTGTTCAACGAGCTGTACGTGCGGTacgagcagctgaagaagATCGGCATCCCGCAGCACGTGCAGCGCTGGTACAATCTCATGCTCGCGCAGCCCTGCACGAAGGAAGCGCTGGGCAAGCATGCGGACGAGCTACGGTcagccgttgctgctgcctgctCCGGAAAGGCGAAGGAACCGAGCCCGGACAAGGGCACAGCGGACGGTGGCAGTGGTAAGCGCGAGCAGGGCAAATTCGTCGACCTGCCCGGAGCAGAGATGGGCAAGGTGGTGGTACGGTTTCCACCGGAAGCGTCCGGCTACCTGCACATCGGGCACGCGAAGGCGGCCCTGCTCAACCAGTACTACCAGCAGGCGTTCCAGGGCAAGCTGATCATGCGCTTCGACGATACCAACCCGGCGAAGGAGAACGTACACTTCGAGCAGGTGATACTGGAGGATCTGGAGATGCTGCAAATCAAGCCGGATCTGTTCACGCACACCTCCCAGTACTTTGACCTGATGCTGGACTACTGCGTGCGGCTGCTGAAGGAGGGCAAGGCGTACGTCGACGACACGGAACCGGAGCAGATGAAGAAGGAGCGCGAGGAGCGCGTGGAGTCGAAGAATCGCAGCAACACGCCGGAACGCAATCTGGCGATGTGGGCCGAAATGGTGAAGGGTTCCGCGGCGGGCCAGAAGTGTTGCGTGCGGGCTAAGATCGATATGGCCTCGCCGAACGGGTGCATGCGCGATCCGACCATCTACCGGTGCAAGAACGAGCCGCATCCGCGCACCGGCACTCAGTACAAAGTCTACCCGACGTACGACTTTGCCTGCCCGATCGTGGACGCGATCGAGAACGTGACGCACACCCTGCGCACGATGGAGTACCACGATCGGGACGAGCAGTTCTACTGGTTCATCGAGGCGCTCGGCTTGCGGCGCCCGTACATCTGGGAGTACAGCCGGCTGAACATGACCAACACGGTGCTATCGAAGCGCAAGCTGACGTGGTTCGTGGCCGAGGGCCTGGTGGACGGGTGGGACGATCCCCGCTTCCCGACCGTGCGCGGCATCCTGCGCCGCGGCATGACGGTGGAGGGCTTGCGCGAGTTCATCATTGCGCAGGGGTCGAGCAAATCGGTCGTCTTTATGGAGTGGGACAAGATCTGGGCGTTCAACAAGAAGGTGATCGACCCGATCGCTCCCCGCTATACGGCGCTCGAGAGCGAGGCGCGCGTGCCGGTCAACGTGGCCGGCGTGCAGCCGGGCACGATGCAGGCCGCCGTCCATCCGAAGAATGCGGACATCGGCACCAAGACGGTCCACTATGGGCCGCGCGTGTTGATCGATCTGGCGGACGCGAAAGAGCTAAAGGAGGGCGAGAACGCCACGTTCATAAACTGGGGCAATCTGCTGATCCGGAAGGTGAACCGGGGCGCCGACGGGGTGCCGGTTTCGGTCGACGCCACGCCGAACCTGGACAACAAGGACTACAAGAAGACGCTCAAGCTTACGTGGCTGTGCGAGCTGCCGGCGGACCAGTACACGCCGACGTACTGCGTGTACTTTGAGCACATCATCAGCAAACCGGTGCTCGGCAAGGACGAAGACTTCAAGAGCTACATCGGCCATCAAACGAGG ACCGAGGTGCCGATGTTGGGCGATCCGGAGCTGAAGCGGTTGAAAAAGGGCGACATTATTCAGCTGCAGCGGCGTGGATTCTTCAAGGTCGATCAGGCATACCAGCCGGCCAGTGAGTTTAGCGGTGCCGAGACGCCGATCGTACTGTTCGCCATTCCGGACGGTCATGTTGCAGCCGTACCGACGGCAAACGTTCCCAAGAAGGAAACGGCGGGAGAG AGCAAGAAGTCGAAACAACAGGCAGCGGTTAAACCATCGAGCGGCAGCAGTGCTTCGGACGCAGCCCACCTGAACGAATCCATCACCCAGCAGGGCGAACAGGTACGGAAGCTTAAAGCGGACAAAGCACCGAAGGCGGATGTTGACGCGGCGGTGAAAGTACTGCTCGAGCTAAAAGCACAATACAAAGCACAAACGGGCAGTGACTGGAAGCCGGgtgcagcggtagtggttggTTCAGCAGCGCCTGCAGCGGGCTCGTCCGATGCCGATTCCTTCAACGGTAAGATCGTTGAGCAGGGCAATTTGGTGCGCGATTTGAAGGCGAAAAAGGCGGCCAAGCCTGAGGTGGACGCAGCGGTAAAGACACTGCTCGAGCTGAAAGCACAGTACAAGTCGGCTACGGGAAGTGACTGGAAGCCGGGAGCAGTCGTCGCCAGTCCAGCAGCaaccgccgccgctgccgccccCCAGCCAACAGCGGCAGCAAGTGGAGGTGCCGACGCGATCAATGCAAAGATCGTTGAGCAGGGCAATTTGGTGCGCGATTTGAAGGCGAAAAAGGCTGCCAAGCCCGAAGTGGACGCAGCGGTAAAGTCGCTGCTCGAACTGAAGGCACAGTACAAGTCGGCTACGGGAAGTGACTGGAAGCCGGGAGTAGTGCCACCAACAGCAGCGGCATCTACCACACAAACTGCCGGTGCATTGAAACCATCCAACGCCGCCACTGCTGCTACGTCGGCAGAAGCGATCAACACCAAGATCATTGCCCAGGGCGATTTGGTGCGCGAGCTGAAGGGTAAGAAGGCACCGAAGGCGGAAGTGGATGCGCAGGTCAAAGCGCTGCTCGATCTGAAAGCCCAGTACAAGCAAGCGACCGGTGGTCAGGAGTGGAAACCGGGCTGCGTAGTACCACCAGCGGTTGTCAAGGAGAAGGAACCGGCGGCAACCCCTGCCGGTGGTGAGGCTGACCTGCTGGCCCAAATCACCGCCCAGGGCGACAAGGTGCGAACGCTGAAGGGCAGCAAGGCGGACAAAGCGTCCATCGATTCGGCCGTCGCCGAGCTGCTGAAGCTTAAGGCAAGCTATAAGACGCTGACGAGCAAGGACTGGAAGCCAGGTGCAACGGTTGCttcgaccaccaccaccacacctgCACCGGCTGCGGCAGAGAAGGAGAACATGTGTCCGGCGAGCGGAACCGAGCTGGCGGAGAAGATCGCCAAGCAGGGCGATACGGTGCGCACGCTGAAGAGTGGCGGTGCGCCAAAGGCCGACGTTGATGCGGCCGTTAAGATCCTGCTCGATTTGAAGGCAGACTACAAGAAGCTCACCGGTACGGATTACACCCCGCCCGGTGGTGCTGCGGCCGGTGGACGGCAGCAAACGAAACCGAAGAAGGAAGCGAAGCCGAAATCGGACTCAAAGCCCACCAAACAGGAACCGAAACCGGCCAAGGACGATGGTTCGGGAGGGCCGAAGAAGCAGACGCGCCTCGGGCTGGAGGCCACCAAGGAGGACAACCTGCCCGACTGGTACTCGCAGGTCATTACCAAGGGTGAAATGATCGAGTACTACGACGTGTCCGGGTGCTACATACTGCGCCACTGGTCGTTCGCCATCTGGAAGGCGATCCGGAACTGGTTCGATGCGGAAATTACCAAGCTCGGCGTGAAGGAGTGCTACTTCCCGATCTTTGTGTCGCGGGCCGCGCTCGAGCGCGAAAAGACGCACATCGCCGACTTTGCGCCGGAGGTGGCCTGGGTGACGAAGAGCGGCGACTCCGAGCTGGCGGAACCGATCGCCGTCCGGCCGACGTCCGAGACGGTCATGTATCCGGCGTACGCCAAGTGGATCCAGTCGTACCGCGACCTGCCGATCCGTCTCAACCAGTGGAACAATGTTGTG CGCTGGGAGTTTAAGCATCCACAGCCGTTCCTGCGCACCCGCGAGTTCCTCTGGCAGGAGGGCCACACCGCGTTCGCGTCGAAGCAGGAAGCGGACGAGGAGGTGCTAACCATCCTGGACCTGTACGCGAAGGTGTACACCGATCTGCTGGCGATCCCGGTGGTGAAGGGGCGCAAAACGGAGAAGGAAAAGTTTGCCGGCGGCGACTACACGACCACGGTCGAGGCGTACATCTCCGCGTCCGGGCGGGCGATCCAGGGCGCCACCAGCCACCATCTCGGGCAGAACTTTTCCCGCATGTTCGACATCGTGTACGAGCACCCGGAAACGAAGGAGAAGGAGTACGTGTTCCAGAACTCGTGGGGCATCACGACGCGCAcgatcggcgtcatgataatgGTGCACGCGGACAACCAGGGACTGGTGCTGCCGCCGCGCGTCGCCTGCATCCAGGTGGTGATCGTGCCGTGCGGCATTACGGCGACCACGACCGACGAGGAGCGGCGCCGGCTGTACGACAGCTGCCGCGAGCTGGAACGTACGATTGCCGCGACCGGCATCCGGTGCGAAGGGGACTACCGGGACAACTACTCGCCCGGCTGGAAGTACAACCACTGGGAGCTGAAGGGTGTGCCGGTGCGCGTCGAGCTCGGCTTCAAGGATCTGCAGAACGATCAGTTCGTGGCGGTGCGCCGGGACAATGGCGCGAAGCAGACGATCAAGCGCGGCCAGGCGACGGCCGAGCTGGGCCAGCTGCTCGAAACGATCCACGCCAGCATGTACGAGCGGGCGGACCGTGATCTGCACGCGCACACGAAGGTCACCAAGCAGTGGGGCGAGTTTTTGCAGTTCCTCGAAGCGAAAAACATCATCATGGCGCCGTTCTGCGGTGAGATTGCCTGCGAGGACCGGATCAAGGCGGAGAGTGCGCGCGACGACGCGGAGGCGGAAGCGGGCGCCCCGGCGATGGGTGCCAAATCGCTCTGCATCCCGTTCGAGCAGCCGGCCAAGATTGATCCGGCGGCCGACAAGTGCGTACATCCGGCTTGTGGCCGGGTGGCCAAGTTTTACACGCTGTTTGGAAGAAGTTACtaa
- the LOC120908897 gene encoding structural maintenance of chromosomes protein 1A: MSGGKMSAFLQCIEVENFKSYRGRTTIGPLKRFSAVIGPNGSGKSNFMDAISFVMGEKTSSLRVRKLTELINGASIGRPISNRASVMARFIIKTEAEGEVEKTFQRSVINASSEYRINGSVVSPQHYLAELEKIGINVKAKNFLVFQGAVETIAIKNAKERTALFEEISGSGLLKEDYNRLKHEMQMAEEETQFTYQKKRGIAAERKEARLEKQEADRYASLKQECSEKQVHFQLFKLYHNEKEAKRLKEDQISKQQELNIIEKRKEEADEVLKEKKKEVGKMTREMAKKEQEIREVEAEMSKRHPMFIKAKEKVAHTQKKLDGALKTLEQARRADEAHQADIKKLVDELQEVEVKRAAFENEVAGESKKRGSNVHLERDLVQEYDRLKQKADATSSKYLIHLDSVNREQKSDQDRLDSEINKKAQIEENYKKIESEKNEALKRQEKLIDHIKTSRLGLEEQKRIKAELSQDVGTSKERIHELQSELDNVREQLGDAKIDKHEDARRKKKQEVVELFKLEVPGVYDRMINMCQPTHKRYNVAVTKVLGKYMEAIIVDTEKTARRCIQILKEKMLDVETFLPLDYLQKKPLKERLRNIEEPRNVKLIYDVLKFSPPEIEPAVLFATNNALVCETPDDAMKVAYEIDRSRYDALALDGTFYQKSGIISGGSHDLARKAKRWDEKHMAQLKLQKEKITEELKEVMKKTRRQGELTTVESQIRGLENRLKYSMNDLETSKKNINEYDRQLEDFTRELDQIGPKISEIERRMQQRDMKIQDIKESMNNVEDDVYAEFCARIGVANIRQFEERELVLQQERAKKRAEFEQQIDRINNNLEFERSKDTSKNVQRWERAVQDDEDSLETFKQAEARQRQEIEKDKEKIELMKQEKAAHKTLVDQMEEEMAKARREVQALAKELAAIHQSIANIESRIESMKSKRQTILMQAKMESIEIPLLQGSMDDIGQQQQGQGGGQGAGGQGGEYAADGGSAYERESRIEIDYSKLEHHLKNLSDPDQIKKSGDSLAKELQSKLDTLEKIQTPNMKAMQKLDRVTEKIQSTNEEFEAARKKAKKAKAAFEKVKNERCTLFTNCCNHISDAIDAIYKQLSRNEAAQAYLGPDNPEEPYLDGINYNCVAPGKRFQPMSNLSGGEKTIAALALLFAIHSFQPAPFFVLDEIDAALDNTNIGKVASYIREKTTNLQTIVISLKEEFYCHADVLIGICPYPAECLVSQTLIFDLEKYGDYRQDE, from the exons ATGAGTGGCGGTAAGATGTCTGCATTTCTGCAGTGTATCGAGGTGGAAAACTTCAAGTCCTACCGGGGTCGCACTACGATTGGACCGCTGAAGCGATTTTCCGCCGTAATTGGCCCCAATGGATCTG GAAAGTCCAACTTCATGGATGCCATCAGCTTTGTGATGGGTGAGAAAACCAGCAGCCTCCGCGTGCGGAAGCTGACTGAGCTCATCAACGGCGCCTCGATCGGGCGACCCATCTCGAACCGGGCGTCCGTGATGGCACGCTTCATCATCAAGACCGAGGCGGAGGGTGAGGTGGAGAAAACGTTCCAGCGCTCCGTCATCAACGCGTCGTCCGAGTATCGCATCAACGGGTCCGTCGTGTCGCCCCAGCACTATCTGGCCGAGCTGGAGAAAATCGGCATCAATGTGAAGGCGAAAAATTTCCTCGTCTTCCAGGGGGCGGTAGAAACGATTGCGATCAAAAATGCGAAAGAACGGACGGCCCTGTTCGAGGAGATCAGCGGGTCGGGTCTGCTGAAGGAAGACTACAACCGGCTCAAGCACGAGATGCAGATGGCCGAAGAGGAAACGCAATTCACGTACCAGAAGAAGCGTGGCATAGCGGCTGAGCGGAAGGAGGCCCGGCTCGAAAAGCAGGAGGCCGATCGGTACGCGAGCCTGAAGCAGGAGTGCAGCGAGAAGCAGGTACACTTCCAGCTGTTCAAGCTGTACCACAACGAGAAGGAAGCGAAGCGCCTGAAGGAGGACCAAATCAGCAAGCAGCAGGAGCTGAACATCATCGAGAAGCGCAAGGAGGAGGCGGACGAGGTgctgaaggagaagaagaaggaggtgGGCAAGATGACGCGCGAAATGGCGAAGAAGGAGCAGGAAATTCGCGAAGTCGAGGCGGAGATGAGCAAACGGCACCCGATGTTCATTAAGGCGAAGGAAAAGGTGGCGCACACGCAGAAGAAGCTGGACGGTGCGCTGAAAACGCTCGAGCAGGCCCGCCGGGCGGACGAAGCGCACCAGGCCGACATCAAGAAGCTGGTGGACGAGCTGCAGGAGGTGGAGGTGAAGCGGGCGGCGTTCGAGAACGAGGTCGCGGGTGAGTCGAAGAAGCGCGGCAGCAACGTGCACCTGGAGCGCGATCTGGTGCAGGAGTACGACCGGCTGAAGCAGAAGGCCGACGCGACGTCCAGCAAGTATCTGATCCATCTCGATTCGGTGAACCGCGAGCAAAAGTCCGACCAGGATCGGCTGGACAGCGAGATTAACAAAAAGGCCCAGATCGAGGAGAACTATAAGAAGATCGAGTCGGAGAAGAACGAAGCGCTGAAGCGGCAGGAAAAGCTGATCGACCATATCAAAACCAGCCGGCTGGGGCTGGAGGAGCAGAAGCGCATCAAGGCGGAGCTGAGCCAGGACGTGGGCACGTCCAAGGAGCGCATCCACGAGCTGCAGTCCGAGCTGGACAATGTGCGCGAGCAGCTCGGCGACGCCAAGATCGACAAGCACGAGGACGCACGCcggaagaagaagcaggagGTGGTCGAGCTGTTCAAGCTGGAGGTGCCGGGCGTGTACGACCGCATGATCAACATGTGTCAGCCGACGCACAAGCGCTACAACGTCGCGGTAACGAAGGTGCTCGGCAAGTACATGGAGGCCATCATCGTGGACACGGAAAAGACGGCCCGCCGCTGCATTCAGATACTGAAGGAGAAAATGCTGGACGTGGAAACGTTCCTGCCGCTTGACTATCTACAGAAGAAACCGCTCAAGGAACGGCTCAG GAACATTGAGGAACCGCGCAATGTGAAGCTCATTTACGATGTGTTGAAATTCAGCCCACCGGAAATTGAACCGGCCGTCCTGTTTGCCACCAACAATGCGTTGGTTTGCGAAACGCCCGACGATGCGATGAAGGTGGCGTACGAAATCGACCGCAGCCGGTACGATGCGTTGGCCCTGGACGGGACGTTCTATCAAAAGTCGGGCATCATCTCGGGCGGTAGCCACGATCTCGCCCGGAAGGCAAAGCGCTGGGACGAGAAGCACATGGCACAGCTGAAGCTGCAGAAGGAAAAGATTACCGAGGAGCTGAAGGAGGTGATGAAGAAGACCCGCCGCCAGGGCGAACTGACGACGGTGGAGAGCCAGATCCGGGGGCTGGAAAATCGGCTCAAGTACAGCATGAACGATCTGGAGACGTCGAAGAAAAACATTAACGAGTACGATCGGCAGCTGGAGGATTTCACCCGCGAGCTCGATCAGATTGGGCCGAAGATAAGCGAAATCGAGCGACGAATGCAGCAGCGCGACATGAAGATACAGGACATCAAGGAAAGCATGAACAACGTGGAGGACGACGTGTATGCCGAGTTTTGTGCCCGCATCGGCGTCGCTAACATCCGCCAGTTCGAGGAGCGTGAGCTGGTGCTGCAGCAGGAGCGGGCGAAAAAGCGGGCCGAGTTTGAGCAGCAGATCGACCGGATCAACAACAATCTGGAGTTTGAGCGGTCGAAGGACACGTCCAAAAACGTGCAGCGCTGGGAGCGTGCCGTGCAGGATGATGAAGATTCGCTGGAAACGTTCAAGCAGGCCGAAGCCCGCCAGCGGCAGGAGATCGAGAAGGACAAGGAAAAGATCGAGCTGATGAAGCAGGAGAAGGCCGCCCACAAGACGCTCGTCGATCAGATGGAGGAGGAGATGGCGAAGGCTAGGCGGGAGGTGCAGGCACTGGCAAAGGAGCTGGCCGCCATCCACCAGAGCATAGCGAACATCGAGAGCAGAATCGAGTCGATGAAAAGCAAGCGGCAAACCATACTGATGCAGGCGAAGATGGAATCGATCGAGATTCCGCTGCTGCAGGGTTCGATGGACGATatcggccagcagcagcaggggcaGGGCGGAGGGCAGGGGGCCGGTGGGCAGGGTGGGGAATATGCTGCCGATGGCGGGTCGGCGTACGAGCGGGAAAGCCGCATCGAGATCGACTACAGCAAGCTCGAGCACCATCTGAAGAACCTGTCCGATCCGGACCAGATCAAGAAGAGCGGCGACTCGCTGGCGAAGGAGCTGCAGTCCAAGCTGGACACGCTGGAGAAGATACAGACGCCGAACATGAAGGCGATGCAGAAGCTGGACCGCGTCACCGAGAAGATCCAGTCGACGAACGAAGAGTTTGAGGCGGCACGCAAAAAGGCGAAGAAGGCGAAGGCAGCCTTCGAGAAGGTGAAGAACGAGCGTTGCACACTGTTCACGAACTGCTGCAACCACATCTCCGACGCGATCGACGCGATCTACAAGCAGCTGTCGCGGAACGAAGCGGCCCAAGCGTACCTGGGCCCGGACAATCCGGAGGAACCGTACCTGGACGGTATTAACTACAACTGCGTCGCGCCCGGCAAGCGGTTCCAGCCGATGAGCAATCTGAGCGGTGGGGAGAAGACTATCGCCGCCCTTGCCCTGCTGTTTGCCATACACAGCTTCCAGCCGGCACCGTTCTTCGTGCTGGACGAGATCGATGCGGCCCTGGACAACACGAACATCGGCAAGGTGGCATCGTACATTCGGGAAAAGACGACCAACCTGCAAACGATCGTGATTTCGTTGAAGGAAGAATTCTACTGCCACGCGGACGTGCTGATCGGCATCTGTCCGTATCCGGCCGAGTGTCTGGTGTCGCAAACACTGATCTTTGACTTGGAAAAGTATGGTGACTATCGGCAGGATGAGTAG
- the LOC120908898 gene encoding mitogen-activated protein kinase kinase kinase 7, protein MSREHSRMNSVLPPFVTTIDINEIEQIATVGKGSYGTVIKAKWRNKYVAVKYMEVLTEQAFTAEVSHLSRVAHPNIIELYGACTEKPNFCLVMEYADGGSLHKVLHSRPRPVYTAAHAMSWARQCAEGVAYLHDMTPRPMIHRDLKPPNLLLVNNGTVLKICDFGTVTDKSTLMTNNKGSAAWMAPEVFEGSSYTEKCDVFSWGIILWEVIAREQPFKHIDTSYAIMWRVHQGSRPPLIDHCPKPIEQLMVRCWDKDPISRPSMKEVVNVMNALCKLFTGENEPIGNEFLPEDEDDSYGMAYPIESNVSEGMDNGIDTNSSHGTITNKNTVQRLLDMPRDSPLRNVPSNVLLQPLHVDVNPFDQPMELGSGALYPANSQGTEGLTVTKCTNAPMDSVSSINSSITFNSTTGPGIAAHHDPARLTMPPNVPRPLADGGECIEAEQHQQEEEEEDEEENREGIVVGGGRSSSKQNEAALGDTLYSILDPNLRPLTPVPNNPLSEQIHNEHKLLVQKYFEFETQIVTSMAQREMLQNNMLPEELQLKKAYIKRLEEREALLKFKANLQKQLNDKNRQQQARQQQQHPPPLHRQESDSEWVIIQPADSRPKTDNHN, encoded by the exons ATGTCCAGAGAACATAGCAGAATGAACAGCGTTTTGCCGCCGTTCGTCACGACGATCGATATCAACGAAATCGAACAGATTGCC ACCGTCGGCAAAGGTTCCTACGGCACAGTGATAAAAGCAAAATGGAGAAACAAATACGTCGCCGTGAAGTACATGGAGGTGCTGACCGAGCAGGCATTTACGGCGGAGGTGAGCCATCTTTCCCGTGTGGCACATCCGAACATAATCGAGCTGTACGGTGCCTGTACGGAGAAACCCAACTTCTGTCTCGTGATGGAGTACGCGGACGGTGGCTCCCTGCACAAGGTGCTGCACAGCAGACCCCGGCCCGTCTATACGGCGGCACATGCGATGAGTTGGGCGAGACAGTGCGCCGAG GGCGTCGCCTATCTGCACGACATGACTCCCCGGCCCATGATTCACCGTGATCTGAAACCACCGAACCTGCTGCTAGTGAACAATGGAACCGTGCTGAAGATATGCGACTTTGGCACGGTCACCGACAAGTCGACGCTGATGACGAACAACAAGGGCAGTGCGGCCTGGATGGCGCCGGAAGTGTTTGAGGGTTCGTCCTACACGGAAAAGTGTGACGTGTTCAGCTGGGGCATCATCCTGTGGGAGGTGATAGCGCGGGAGCAGCCGTTCAAGCACATCGACACCTCGTACGCGATCATGTGGCGCGTGCATCAGGGCAGCCGGCCGCCCCTGATCGACCACTGTCCGAagccgatcgagcagctgATGGTTCGCTGCTGGGACAAGGATCCGATCAGCCGACCGTCGATGAAGGAGGTGGTGAACGTCATGAACGCGCTGTGCAAGCTGTTTACCGGCGAAAATGAACCCATCGGTAACGAATTTCTGCCCGAGGATGAG GACGACTCGTACGGGATGGCGTACCCGATCGAAAGCAATGTGTCCGAAGGCATGGACAATGGAATCGACACAAACAGCAGCCATGGCACGATCACGAATAAAAACACGGTGCAGCGGTTACTGGACATGCCCAGGGATAGTCCGCTACGAAATGTGCCATCGAATGTTCTACTGCAGCCGCTTCACGTTGATGTGAATCCG TTTGACCAACCAATGGAACTGGGAAGCGGTGCACTGTACCCAG CCAACAGCCAAGGGACGGAAGGACTAACCGTCACAAAATGTACCAACGCCCCCATGGATAGCGTTAGCAGTATAAACAGTTCGATCACATTCAACAGTACAACCGGTCCAGGCATCGCGGCACATCACGATCCGGCCAGGCTCACGATGCCGCCAAATGTCCCACGGCCCCTTGCCGATGGAGGGGAGTGCATTGAGGcagagcagcatcagcaggaggaggaggaggaggatgaggaagaGAACCGAGAAGGCATTGTTGTTGGCGGTGGACGGAGCAGCTCGAAACAGAACGAAGCCGCCCTGGGAGACACACTGTACAGTATTTTAGATCCAAACCTAAGACCCCTAACGCCCGTACCGAACAATCCGCTCTCGGAGCAGATACACAACGAGCATAAGCTGTTGGTGCAAAAGTATTTTGAG TTTGAAACGCAAATAGTCACCAGCATGGCGCAAAGGGAAATGCTTCAAAACAATATGCTACCCGAGGAGTTGCAGCTCAAGAAGGCCTACATTAAGCGGCTAGAGGAGCGG GAAGCATTGCTAAAGTTTAAAGCGAACCTGCAGAAACAGCTGAACGATAAgaatcggcagcagcaggcgagacagcagcagcaacatccaCCACCGCTGCACCGGCAGGAATCGGACTCGGAATGGGTAATAATACAGCCAGCGGACTCCAGACCAAAGACAGACAATCACAACTGA